The Streptomyces sp. NBC_01317 genomic interval GGCGGTGCGCGAAGTAGCGGGCCGCGTTGTGCGTACGGGCCAGGGAGATGACCGCCGCGATGTACTGGTCCACGTCCACCACGCCTGTTTCGACCAGCGAGGTGCCCACCATGTCCGCCGTCTCCGTGATCGACGGCGGGCCGAAGGTGGCCTTCGTCCACTCGAAGGTGTTCGGTGTGACCTCGATGCCCTCCGGCACCTCGTCCACCGGCATCGAGGTGAAGACCTCCACCGGGCGGTCGGCGGACGGCGTGAGCCGCCGCCGGGCCGCCGCGGTGACCGGGGCCAGGACCAGCTCGCGCGGCCCGCGTCCGCTGCCGCGCCGGTGCCAGCGCACCAGGCGCTCTCCGCGGGCGACCTGGCCGATGAACTCCATGGTCGCCGTGCCGTCGTCCACGACCGTCAGCCGCTTGCCGCCGACGAGCGTGAGCAGGAGCTGTACGTACCGGGAGAACGGATCGCCGATCACGATCCGGTCCGCCCTGCGCAGCAGCGGGGTCAGCTGCCGTACGGTCCGCAGCGGCGCCCCCGCCCCGCTCCGCGCCTCTTCCCAGCGCACGGTGAACCCCTCGTCGCGGGCCAGGTCGGCCATCCGCCTGAGCTGGCCGCGCGACATGGGGTCGGTCGGGGACAGGACGACGACGGTGAGCGCGTCGGCCCGGCCGGCGCGGGAGGCGCCGGTACGGGGATCCGCGTCACCGTCCAGTACGACGGCCGTCCTGGCCCACTCCAGCACGTTCAGCAGCTGGACCGGGCTCTCGACGAACGCGATCGCTTGCGAGTGCGGGGCGCTGCCCGCGCTGGGGGTCGGCATGGTCGTCAGACCGAGACCGGCTCGGTGGACTCGGCGACGACGCCCGCAACACGGCGGAGCTTCTTCATCGGGCCGAGCTCCGACTCGTACACCTTCTTGACACCGTCACCGAGGGACGCCTCGATCGTGCGGATGTCACGGACGAGGCGCTGGAGGCCCTGCGGCTCGACGGAGGCGGCCTGGTCGGAGCCCCACATCGCGCGGTCGAGGGTGATGTGGCGCTCGACGAACGCGGCGCCGAGGGCGACGGCGGCGAGGGTGGTCTGGAGACCGGTCTCGTGGCCGCTGTAGCCGATCGGGACGTTCGGGTACTCCGCCTGGAGGGTGTTGATGACGCGGAGGTTCAGCTCCTCGGCCTTGGCCGGGTACGTCGACGTGGCGTGGCAGAGCAGGATGTTGTCGCTGCCGAGGACCTCGACCGCGTGGCGGATCTGCTTCGGCGTCGACATGCCGGTGGAGAGGATGACCGTACGGCCGGTGGCGCGCAGGGCGCGCAGCAGCTCGTCGTCGGTGAGGGACGCGGAGGCGACCTTGTGGGCGGGGACGTCGAACTTCTCCAGGAAGGCGACGGCCTCGGTGTCCCACGGGGAGGCGAACCAGTCGATGCCGCGCTTCTTGCAGTGCTCGTCGATCGTGCGGTACTCGTCCTCGCCGAACTCGACGCGGTGGCGGTAGTCGATGTACGTCATCCGGCCCCAGGGGGTGTCGCGCTCGATGTCCCACTGGTCGCGCGGGGTGCAGATCTCCGGGGTGCGCTTCTGGAACTTGACCGCGTCGCAGCCCGCGTCGGCGGCGACGTCGATCAGGGCGAGGGCGTTGTCCAGCTCGCCGTTGTGGTTGATGCCGATCTCACCCGTGACATAGACGGGGCGACCGGGGCCGGCGGTCCGCGTGCCGAGGGTGCGCAGGCGGGAGGTGGCGTCGGTGCTCATGAGAGGTCCTTACTTGTCGTGGGCGTTGATCGTGTGGGGGGTGTCGTTCGGGCGGAGAGCGTGAGACGTGGGGGTCTTCTCCTGCGGGGACGGGACGTGGAGTCCCGGTCCCAGCAACCAGGCGGCGATCTCACGGATCGCCCCTTCGCCGCCCGGAGTCGTGGTGACGGCACGCGCCGCGGCGCGTACGGCGTCATGGGCGCTCGCGACGGCCACCGGCCAGCCGACGAGGCCGAAGCAGCCGAGGTCGTTGACGTCGTTGCCGACGTACAGCACGCGCTCGGGCGCGATGCCGTGCTCGTCGCACCACTGCTTGAGCGCCAGGTCCTTGCGGTCGATGCCGTGCAGGACGGGGACCTGGAGTTTGCGGGCGCGGGCCGCGACGACGGGGTTCTGCTCGGTGGAGAGGATGAGCAGTTCCAGCCCGGAGCGGCGCAGCGCGGCGATGCCGAGGCCGTCGCCCCGGTGTACGGCGACCATTTCGCGGCCGTCGGAGTCGATGAGGACCTTGTCGTCGGTCTGGGTCCCGTCGAAGTCGAGGACGACGGCGTCGATGTCGTCGTGGACGGGCAGCGCGGCCGGGTCGAGGAGCGGCGCGAGGGCGCGGGCGCGTGCCAGGTCGTGCGGGTCGTCGATCTCCAGGACCCGGGCGGGGTCGGTGGTGACGAGCGCGGTGCGGCCGAAGAAGCGGTGCTGGGCCGCGCGGAATCCGGCGGCGCGCATCGCGTAGGCGGCGCCGGTCTCCAGGTATTCCTGGGGCCGGTCCTGGCGGCGGGGGCGGTTGGCCTTGTCGTGGTTGACGCCGTAGCCGTCGCGCTCGGTGCTGCCCGTGCGGTCGTCGCGCCAGATGAAGCCGTGGGTGGGCGCGACGGTCAGGGCGGAGTCGGCGCCGTCCTCGGTGAGGGCCGTCACGACGCCGTCGAGGTCTTCCGCCGTGATGAACGGGCTGGTGCACTGCACCAGCAGCACGACCTCGGCGGTGACTCCGCGCATCGCGTGGTACGCGTCCATCGCGTGCAGGACCGCCGCCTCGCTGGTCGCGGTGTCCCCCGCGATCGCGGCGGGGCGCAGCACGACCTCGGCGCCGGCGGTCCTGGCGACGTCGGCGATCGCCGCGTCGTCCGTGGAGACGACGACGTCGGTGACGTGCCGGGCGGCGAGGCAGGCGCGGACCGCGCGGACGACCAGCGGGACTCCGCCGACGGGGGCGAGGTTCTTGGCGGGCACGCCCTTGGATCCCCCTCGGGCGGGGATCACGGCGAGGACGGCGTTCATCTGTGCTCCTTGGTCCGGAGACCGGCCCGGGGACCGGTCCGTGGACGGGTCCGGAGGGCGGGCCACCGGGCGGTCCGTGGGTCGTTGCGTCGTGTGGTCGGCCGCGTGCGCGGCCGGGCCGGTCACAGCTCGCCCATGCGGCGGATGACGGGGGCCACGCGCTGCACGCCGTGCCGGTACGCGCCGCGCGCCGCTCCCCGTACGGCTTCGCGCACCGCGCGCCGCATCCGGGAGTCGTCGCTCGACTCGGCCCTGGTGCCCGGGAGGGGTGTCCCGTCGGCCGCCAGGTGGTAGCGGGCGAGCAGGGGCGGCAGGTAGCCGGGTGCGGTGGTGGCCGTGTAGTACGGGCGCAGCGGCGGCAGTCCGGGCTCGGCGAGCAGCTGCGCGACGTGCGCGCGGGCCTGGTCGAAGGCCGATTCGTACGCGCCGTCGGCGGCGACACCCTGCCGGTCCGCCCAGACGACGTCGGCCTTCGGGCGGTATCCGCCGTCCAGCTGGTCCCAGGACGCGAGGCAGCCGGAGCCGATGAAGTGGTGGTTGCCCAGCGGCTCACGGATGCCGAGGTCGGTGAGGATCGCGGTGGGGATGCGCCGGTGCAGCGATTCGAGCGCGGCCGTCGAGGAGACGGTGACCAGGAGGTCCGTACGGTCCAGGACCTCGCCCATGTGCCCGTACACGAGCTGGAAGTTGGGCGGCAGGCCGCCGGGCAGGCGCTCGGCGAGCTTCTGGTACGGGAACTCCTCGATGTGCGTCGTCTGCTCGCCGGGCTTGCTGCGCAGCTTGAGGAGCACCTCGCGGCGGGGGTGCAGCCGGGCGTGCTCGACGAGGCGCTTGAGCACGTACGTACGGTCGGCGCGGCTCACCGGTACGGACGGCTGCGCGGCGAAGACGACGGTGTCGCGGCCCTCCTCGGGGACGTACCGCTCGCCGGCGAGGAAGGGCAGGGCCGCTTCGGTGACGGAGGAGGCGTCGGCGCCGACCCCTTCGTACACCTCGCGGAAGCGCTTGGCGTCGTAGCGGGAGTTGGCGAGGACGACGTCGGCGCCGTGGCGCAGCAGCAGTCCGTCGGCGAGCTTCTCGTAGACGACCCCGACGTAGCCGGTGACGACCAGGGGCCGGTCCGGCAGGCCGAGGGCCGCTATGCCGTGGAGCATGGCCTGGACGGCTCCGCCGACGAGGGCCAGGACGACGATGTCGTACGGCTCCTCGCGCAGGGTCTTCAGGAAGGCGGTACCGGTCATCTCGCGCAGGGCATCGGCGTCCGCCCCGACCTCGGCGAGCTGTCGGGCGGTGGGCGTGGCTCGGCCGCGCAGCAGGAACCCGCTGAGCTCGACGGAGCGGTCTTCCGGGGCGATGCGGCGCGCGGTCAGCGCGCCCCATTTCCACCGGGTGTCGGAGTCGGCGAGCACCGCGACCCGGACCGCTGGACTGGTACGTGATGGCACGCCCTGGACGTTAGGAAGTGATTCCCTTCGTCAGCCCAACTCAACGGCAATAAAGGGTTAACAGCACGTCTACGAATGGGGGCAGGGGGGCGGAAGCGACTGGATTCATCATTCCGCCACTCGTCGTTCACCTTCCGTGCGCCCGAATGTCAGCGTGGAAGATCAGGCGCCCTCTAGCGTGACGCGGGTGGTCAAGCTCTCTGTTGTCGTGCCGTTCTACAACGTGCAGACATATGCCCTCGAAACACTGAGAAGCCTGCGGGCCAACGCCCGTGAGGACTTCGAGTTCCTCCTCGTGGACGACTGTTCGTCCGACGGAACTCCCGAAATACTCGAACGGGCGGAGCGTGATCTTCCGGGAGCGGTGCTCCTCAGACATGAGAAGAACGGCGGTCTGGCCACCGCGCGCAACACGGGCATCGACGCGGCCCGCGGCGAGTACGTGACGTTCCTGGACGGGGACGACTGGGCGGCGCCCGGCTACTACTCCCAGCTGGTGACCGCCGCCGAGGCCCTGGGCTGTGACTTCGTCCGTACGGATCATGTCCAGTTCACCGGCAGGGCCCGTACGGTCCACCGGGTCCCGGTCGGCCGGCACGGCGAGGTCCTGAACCCCCGCGACGCGATCCTGCCCGCCCACCGCACCACGTCCGTCGACTACGCCTACGCGTGGGCGGGGATCTACCACCGCCGCATCGTCGACCGGGGCCTGGTGCACTTCACGCACGGGCTGCGCACCGCCGAGGACCGGCCGTGGATCTGGCGGCTGCACCGCGAGGCGGAGTCCTTCGCGGCCGTCGGGCTGCTCGGGGTGTTCTACCGGCGCGGGGTGGCGTCGTCGCTGACCCAGATCGGGGACGTACGCCAGCTCGACTTCATCCGGGCCTTCGACGAGGTGATCGAGGAGACGGCGAAGGACGCCGACGCCGACCGGTTCCTGTCCAAGGCCGTGCGCACCTATTGCGCGATCATCGCCCACCACCTGGGGGCGAAAGAACGGTTCGAACCGGCGGTGGCGAAAAAGCTGCGTTCCCTGAGCGCCGCCGCCCTGAAACGGCTTCCCCAGGACATTTTGAAAGAAGCACTGGATTCGATGGACTTCGAGCGCTCGGAGCGGCTGCGCCGCCTGGGCAAGCGATCCATGTCGGCCGCGAAGGCGGCCGCGTGATGGTGACCTCGCCTTTTGTGACCGGTGCGCGGGAGACGACGCAGATCTTCTGCGTGTCCACGCTGTACGGGGCCGCGACGCTGGCCGCCGCGATCGACGCGGGGCTCTACCGGCCGGCCGGGCGTCGGCTGCTGGTCGTCAGCAACAACGCCGGTACGCCCGAACTCACCCCGTCCGTCAGCGACATGCCGGGCTTCGCGCGACTGCGCCGCCGCTTCGACGACCTGGTGTCGTGGAACGAGACCATCGCGCCCTTCCACCCGGCCGTCTGGGAGCCCCGCCCCGACGACCTGCCCCTCTGGGAGCGCCACCTGCGGCTCGCGTGGGGGCTCGGTGACGACGACCTCCAGCTGATCGTGGAGTCGATCCAGGTCAACCCCGCGCAGGCCATCGCGCAGATCCTCGGCGGCGCCTCGATGGAGGTGTACGCGGACGGGCTGATGAGTTACGGCCCCACCCGCTCCAAGATCGACCCGCTGATCGGCGGGCGGGTGCGCAGGCTGCTGCACCTCGACCTCGTGCCGGGGCTCACCCCCCGGCTCCTCACCGAGTTCGGCGTCGAGCCGGAGCTGGTGCCGACGGACGCGTTCGTCCACGTGCTGGACGAACTCGCCGACGCGGAGGAGCAGTTCGAGACTCCGGCGGTGGCTCCCGCCCTCCTCCTGGGCCAGTACCTCTCGGCGCTCGGCATCCTCACCGAGCGCGAGGAGGAGGAGCTGCACGTACGGATGGTGAAGGGCGCGGCGGCCCTCGGGCACACCCGGGTGATCTTCAAGCCGCATCCGGCCGCGCCCGCGGTCTGGTCGCGGCTGCTGGAGAGCGAGGCGGAGAGCGCCGGGGTCGAACTGACCGTCCTCGACTCCCCCGTACTGGCCGAGGTGCTGTTCCGGCGGATCAAGCCGGCGCTGGTGGTGGGGTGCTTCTCCACCGCCCTGTTCACGGCGTCCGCGTTCTACGGCCTGCCGGTGGCGCGGGTCGGCACCGACATCCTGCTGGACCGGCTGGCCCCGTACCAGAACAGCAACCGGGTGCCGATCACCATCGTGGACGCGCTGCTGCCGCCGCTGGACGACCGGGGCACGCACCGCCCTGACCCCCACCTGCCGGGACTGCTGGCGGCCGTGGGCTTCGCGATGCAGCCGCAGATATACCCGGAGCTGCGGGGCGAGGCGGAGGCGTACCTCTCCCGGCACCTGGACGAGCGGACGTGGCGCTACTTCAAGCGGCGCCGGCTGACCGGGCTCGGCCTGCCGGGCGGGGTGCCGGCCCAGCTGGCGCGGCTGCCCCGCAACGCGACGGCCCGGCGGATGGTGCGCCGGGCGAAGAAGCTGCGCAGGACGGTCCTGCGCGGGGACTGAGCCCCGGGATCGTGCGAGGAACAACTCCGGGCGCCGGGCGGGCCGTTCACACGGCCCGCCCGGCGCCCGCCGTCATGCCCCCAGGATGACCCGCAGGTCGGACGCGTTCGCCTGGGTGATCTTCCACAGCTCCTGCTGCCGGGCGTGCACATCCGCCACGGACGCGGCGTGGTCGTCCAGCAGCCCCACGGCCCGCTCGGTCAGCACCGCGCCGAGGTTCTTGTCGTGCACGGACACGCCCCACTCGGGCCGCCCGATGTCCGACAGGAAGTACGTCATCTTCGGGTGCGAGATCAGGCTGATGATCGGCGTCCCGCAGCCGAACGGGATCATGCCCGCGTGGCCGCGCATCCCGATGACCAGCTTCGTACGGGCGTACAGGTCCCTGATCTCGTCGTTCTCGAAGTCGTACATCGGGATCACCGGCAGCGAGATGCCGTGCTGGCGCCGCAGGTCGAACGCGATCTTCTCGTCGTCCAGCGAGTGCGCCACACACTGGACCTCGGCGTGCGCGCCCAGCGCCTTGATCGCCTTCGCCATCTCCGCCAGGAAGTGCGCGTAGTCGTGGCCGAAGCGCAGCCCCGCCCGGTCGTACGCGGCGTTGATCAGGATCGTGTTCTCGCGCACGGCGGGGTCGGTCCAGCCCTGGACCAGCTGGCGGGTGACCGTGGTCGGGCAGGGCTGGAAGCGCACCTTGTCCTGGAGCTCGGGCGGCAGCAGCGCCCTGACCTTCTCGATCGATCCGTGGTTGCGGAGCCCGAAGAAGGCCGAGCGCTCGACGAGCTGGCGCACGCTGGAGTGGAAGCGCGCGGCCCGGTAGGACTGGCCGTCGAAGGCGTTGAAGCCGACCGCGTACACCACGATCGGTACGTCGATCCGGTTCAGGCGCTCGTCCGGTACGTTCCACTGCCAGCCGCTGTTGCCGTTGGGCGCGGTGTCCGGGATGAACAGGCCGCCGCCGCCGATGACCAGCCCGCGCCGGGCGTTGACCCGCTCCAGCGCCTCCTCGTCGAAGAGCCGGTGGGCGTGGACCGAGTGCCAGCGGCGGTTGCCGGTGTCCTCGCCGAAGGTGAGCCGTACCGACTCGGGCAGCAGCTTGTCGCCCGCGTTGCCCTGCTGGGGCATGTAGAACGCCACGTGGGCCAGTTGGTCCTCGGGCGCGCCCTCGCGCTGGGCGGGCACCGCGGACGTACGGATCCGCATCAGCCGGTTCGCCCGGTGGGTCGGGTCGACCCGCAGCCCCTCCATCGCGTAGTCGCCCGCGGTGGTGTCGTCGTTGTGGATCCAGGCGATCTGGGCCAGCCGGGAGAAGGCGGTCGCCGCCCGGTTGGGGGCGGAGCTGGCCAGCAGCAGCTGCGCCTCGGCCTCCTCGTACCGGGACACGCTCATCAGCGCGTGGCCGTAGACCTCGTGCGGCCAGGACGAGTCGACGGGGATGTGGACGGAGGACAGCACCCGCACCGCGTCCTCGAACTCGCCCGCGCCGATGTGCGCGAGGGCGACCCGGCGGGCGCTCTCCACGTCGCCGGTGCGGGCGACGTGCGGGGTGCCGTAGTGCACGAGCAGGTCGTGGTGGGTGGTGCCGCCGCCGGACATGTACGCCGCGTGGAACTCGGCGTCGGACATGACGTATTCGCGCCAGCGGTCCTCGCCCTTGCTGTAGCCCGCCTCGCCGCCCTGCCAGGGCTTGTGCCGGCCCGTGAAGTGCAGGATCGCGGTGTCCTCCGGCACTTCCTTGTCGCCCGAGAGCCGGCGCTTCACGAAGTTGAAGCGGGCGTCGAGCTGGACGAAGTCCCCGTCCAGGACGGCGTTGAGGATGCCCTGGTCGTGCTTGTCCAGCTCGTAGTCGCCCGAGCGGCCCGTGGCGTCGATCCGGGCGCAGAACTCGTCGCTCAGGTACTCCTTCTGGATCACCAGGAGGCCACTGTTGAGCTTGTGCTGCCCGTAGAAGAACTGCGGGACGGCGGCGAGCCCCTCGCGGAGCTTCAGCAGGTCGCCCAGCTCACCGAGGACCACCATGTCGGTGTCCAGGGTG includes:
- a CDS encoding N-acetylneuraminate synthase family protein yields the protein MSTDATSRLRTLGTRTAGPGRPVYVTGEIGINHNGELDNALALIDVAADAGCDAVKFQKRTPEICTPRDQWDIERDTPWGRMTYIDYRHRVEFGEDEYRTIDEHCKKRGIDWFASPWDTEAVAFLEKFDVPAHKVASASLTDDELLRALRATGRTVILSTGMSTPKQIRHAVEVLGSDNILLCHATSTYPAKAEELNLRVINTLQAEYPNVPIGYSGHETGLQTTLAAVALGAAFVERHITLDRAMWGSDQAASVEPQGLQRLVRDIRTIEASLGDGVKKVYESELGPMKKLRRVAGVVAESTEPVSV
- a CDS encoding acylneuraminate cytidylyltransferase translates to MNAVLAVIPARGGSKGVPAKNLAPVGGVPLVVRAVRACLAARHVTDVVVSTDDAAIADVARTAGAEVVLRPAAIAGDTATSEAAVLHAMDAYHAMRGVTAEVVLLVQCTSPFITAEDLDGVVTALTEDGADSALTVAPTHGFIWRDDRTGSTERDGYGVNHDKANRPRRQDRPQEYLETGAAYAMRAAGFRAAQHRFFGRTALVTTDPARVLEIDDPHDLARARALAPLLDPAALPVHDDIDAVVLDFDGTQTDDKVLIDSDGREMVAVHRGDGLGIAALRRSGLELLILSTEQNPVVAARARKLQVPVLHGIDRKDLALKQWCDEHGIAPERVLYVGNDVNDLGCFGLVGWPVAVASAHDAVRAAARAVTTTPGGEGAIREIAAWLLGPGLHVPSPQEKTPTSHALRPNDTPHTINAHDK
- a CDS encoding DUF6716 putative glycosyltransferase translates to MPSRTSPAVRVAVLADSDTRWKWGALTARRIAPEDRSVELSGFLLRGRATPTARQLAEVGADADALREMTGTAFLKTLREEPYDIVVLALVGGAVQAMLHGIAALGLPDRPLVVTGYVGVVYEKLADGLLLRHGADVVLANSRYDAKRFREVYEGVGADASSVTEAALPFLAGERYVPEEGRDTVVFAAQPSVPVSRADRTYVLKRLVEHARLHPRREVLLKLRSKPGEQTTHIEEFPYQKLAERLPGGLPPNFQLVYGHMGEVLDRTDLLVTVSSTAALESLHRRIPTAILTDLGIREPLGNHHFIGSGCLASWDQLDGGYRPKADVVWADRQGVAADGAYESAFDQARAHVAQLLAEPGLPPLRPYYTATTAPGYLPPLLARYHLAADGTPLPGTRAESSDDSRMRRAVREAVRGAARGAYRHGVQRVAPVIRRMGEL
- a CDS encoding glycosyltransferase family 2 protein — encoded protein: MVKLSVVVPFYNVQTYALETLRSLRANAREDFEFLLVDDCSSDGTPEILERAERDLPGAVLLRHEKNGGLATARNTGIDAARGEYVTFLDGDDWAAPGYYSQLVTAAEALGCDFVRTDHVQFTGRARTVHRVPVGRHGEVLNPRDAILPAHRTTSVDYAYAWAGIYHRRIVDRGLVHFTHGLRTAEDRPWIWRLHREAESFAAVGLLGVFYRRGVASSLTQIGDVRQLDFIRAFDEVIEETAKDADADRFLSKAVRTYCAIIAHHLGAKERFEPAVAKKLRSLSAAALKRLPQDILKEALDSMDFERSERLRRLGKRSMSAAKAAA
- a CDS encoding polysialyltransferase family glycosyltransferase, whose product is MVTSPFVTGARETTQIFCVSTLYGAATLAAAIDAGLYRPAGRRLLVVSNNAGTPELTPSVSDMPGFARLRRRFDDLVSWNETIAPFHPAVWEPRPDDLPLWERHLRLAWGLGDDDLQLIVESIQVNPAQAIAQILGGASMEVYADGLMSYGPTRSKIDPLIGGRVRRLLHLDLVPGLTPRLLTEFGVEPELVPTDAFVHVLDELADAEEQFETPAVAPALLLGQYLSALGILTEREEEELHVRMVKGAAALGHTRVIFKPHPAAPAVWSRLLESEAESAGVELTVLDSPVLAEVLFRRIKPALVVGCFSTALFTASAFYGLPVARVGTDILLDRLAPYQNSNRVPITIVDALLPPLDDRGTHRPDPHLPGLLAAVGFAMQPQIYPELRGEAEAYLSRHLDERTWRYFKRRRLTGLGLPGGVPAQLARLPRNATARRMVRRAKKLRRTVLRGD
- a CDS encoding glycosyltransferase; this translates as MTTTTFSGVAPADTSTNALTGKRRIAFASFVDENYLPGFLVLLRSLALSNPGVCEDFIVLHDGLRPASVAKIRALHPRIDLRRVDAERYESYAKGDQDNYLVRKAYFILDVFRIRDYDTVITLDTDMVVLGELGDLLKLREGLAAVPQFFYGQHKLNSGLLVIQKEYLSDEFCARIDATGRSGDYELDKHDQGILNAVLDGDFVQLDARFNFVKRRLSGDKEVPEDTAILHFTGRHKPWQGGEAGYSKGEDRWREYVMSDAEFHAAYMSGGGTTHHDLLVHYGTPHVARTGDVESARRVALAHIGAGEFEDAVRVLSSVHIPVDSSWPHEVYGHALMSVSRYEEAEAQLLLASSAPNRAATAFSRLAQIAWIHNDDTTAGDYAMEGLRVDPTHRANRLMRIRTSAVPAQREGAPEDQLAHVAFYMPQQGNAGDKLLPESVRLTFGEDTGNRRWHSVHAHRLFDEEALERVNARRGLVIGGGGLFIPDTAPNGNSGWQWNVPDERLNRIDVPIVVYAVGFNAFDGQSYRAARFHSSVRQLVERSAFFGLRNHGSIEKVRALLPPELQDKVRFQPCPTTVTRQLVQGWTDPAVRENTILINAAYDRAGLRFGHDYAHFLAEMAKAIKALGAHAEVQCVAHSLDDEKIAFDLRRQHGISLPVIPMYDFENDEIRDLYARTKLVIGMRGHAGMIPFGCGTPIISLISHPKMTYFLSDIGRPEWGVSVHDKNLGAVLTERAVGLLDDHAASVADVHARQQELWKITQANASDLRVILGA